The following are from one region of the Amedibacterium intestinale genome:
- a CDS encoding MFS transporter, giving the protein MKIGYRDVWKLKAYRWNLIAGMIGRLGDSIDMIGFSWMMYGLTKSTLYTAIVFGVNMLPTIILQPFAGAMIERISKKKIIVLCDSARFVLTTFVLFLYMCDMLNPVFLLFVTFLNNLFEAFRMPAGTCFLADTLPQDMYEQGVSLNQSTSRTCELIGTGLAGVIIAGVGVKGTLFCDLLAFLICALMISRIHLTESNVADNVPIKQHIKSTMIQMKEGLHYMMRKRVVLIIAITASLLNVGLVPLNSFEAAYVQGALNGSAILLSGLSVSISCGGIIGAFLYPYLHEKISNKWMLLSIGVILGGYNIILAALPYVENRMWIWIGLLGSSFLLGITAGCGNVLASSSFMMHVEKEYLARASAIFSAVACAFMPVVSFVVGAISKITDILPIFFVFGIIFILLFIYMFRIKKMDEI; this is encoded by the coding sequence ATGAAAATAGGGTATCGTGATGTATGGAAGTTAAAAGCATATCGATGGAATTTGATAGCGGGAATGATTGGAAGACTGGGGGATTCCATTGATATGATTGGTTTTAGCTGGATGATGTATGGTTTAACAAAATCTACACTTTATACAGCAATCGTCTTTGGGGTAAATATGCTTCCTACGATTATACTGCAGCCATTTGCTGGTGCAATGATTGAACGCATATCGAAAAAGAAAATTATTGTATTATGTGACAGTGCCAGATTTGTCTTAACAACGTTTGTATTGTTTTTATATATGTGTGATATGTTGAATCCAGTATTCTTGTTGTTTGTTACCTTTCTTAATAATTTATTTGAAGCATTTCGTATGCCAGCTGGAACATGTTTTCTTGCGGATACATTGCCACAAGACATGTATGAGCAGGGTGTATCTTTAAACCAGTCAACTTCCAGAACATGTGAACTGATTGGAACTGGTTTGGCAGGGGTTATCATCGCAGGTGTTGGTGTAAAAGGAACTTTGTTTTGTGATCTTTTAGCGTTTCTTATCTGTGCACTTATGATTTCTCGAATTCATCTTACAGAAAGCAATGTTGCAGATAATGTACCCATTAAGCAGCATATAAAATCCACAATGATACAGATGAAGGAAGGTCTGCACTATATGATGAGAAAACGAGTTGTATTGATTATTGCGATAACGGCATCACTGTTAAATGTTGGATTGGTTCCTTTAAACAGTTTTGAAGCTGCCTATGTACAAGGTGCTTTAAATGGATCTGCAATACTTTTATCTGGATTATCTGTTAGTATTTCCTGTGGAGGAATTATCGGTGCCTTCCTTTATCCATATCTTCATGAGAAAATCTCCAATAAATGGATGCTTTTATCCATCGGAGTTATTTTAGGTGGTTATAATATCATACTTGCAGCTTTACCTTATGTGGAAAATAGGATGTGGATTTGGATAGGGTTGCTAGGTAGCAGTTTTCTTCTTGGAATTACGGCCGGTTGTGGAAACGTACTTGCGTCCAGCAGTTTTATGATGCATGTAGAAAAGGAATATCTTGCAAGGGCGAGTGCTATTTTTAGCGCTGTTGCATGTGCATTTATGCCTGTGGTATCATTTGTAGTAGGTGCTATCAGCAAGATAACAGATATTCTTCCTATCTTCTTTGTGTTTGGAATAATATTTATTCTTCTGTTTATCTACATGTTTCGTATAAAAAAAATGGATGAAATTTAG
- a CDS encoding IS1182 family transposase, producing the protein MAMTRRNNKNDSIILNTIEELVPQDHDIRMLESCIDWNFIYPLVENLYSDVGRPSIDPVVLFKMIFINIIFGIGSMRKTCREIQVNLAYRWFLGISMDERVPNYSTWSQNYIRRYGDSEVFEKIFDQILKQAISYGFVDMETVYGDSTHQKANANKNKYTDEEVEIMKKIYENDLLDEINRDREEHGKKPIKKNEKEELNFDEETGKLKRDIQTKHIKISKTDSESGCFHKGEKEKCFAYSHQTFCDRNGFVLASVCVAGNVHDSVSFFSAYKVLNDKYMDQIKNVCLDAGYITPAICKTILENGQKMYAPYKRPMTKKGYYKKYEYVYDEGYDCYLCPNNKVLSYSTTNKLGYKEYKSNPKDCENCPLRGRCTSSKNFQKVVTRHVWEEYREEVMDEIRHTPEWKEIYPRRKESIERVFADCKEHHTLRYTRVRGLQKNQHQSLMIFACYNLKRMSRWRWKNLSKTVQNLIKSTILNYFKKKEKRYLFISTTLSTI; encoded by the coding sequence ATGGCAATGACAAGAAGAAATAACAAAAACGATAGTATTATATTAAATACAATAGAAGAATTAGTACCGCAGGATCATGATATCAGAATGCTGGAAAGCTGTATCGACTGGAATTTTATCTACCCTCTTGTAGAAAATCTTTACAGTGATGTTGGAAGACCAAGCATAGATCCTGTGGTTCTTTTTAAAATGATCTTCATCAATATTATTTTCGGAATAGGTTCAATGAGAAAGACCTGCAGAGAAATACAGGTAAACCTTGCGTATCGCTGGTTTCTGGGAATCTCCATGGATGAAAGGGTGCCAAATTATTCTACCTGGAGTCAAAACTATATCCGAAGATACGGTGACAGTGAAGTGTTTGAAAAAATATTTGATCAGATATTGAAACAGGCAATCTCTTATGGCTTTGTAGATATGGAAACTGTATATGGAGACTCCACACATCAAAAGGCAAATGCGAATAAAAACAAGTATACAGATGAAGAAGTTGAAATTATGAAGAAGATATATGAAAACGATCTGCTGGATGAGATAAACAGGGATCGTGAAGAACATGGGAAGAAACCAATTAAAAAAAACGAAAAAGAAGAATTAAATTTTGATGAAGAAACGGGAAAACTGAAAAGGGACATACAAACAAAGCATATCAAAATCAGTAAAACAGATTCGGAGAGTGGCTGTTTCCATAAAGGTGAAAAAGAAAAATGTTTTGCTTATTCACATCAAACATTTTGCGATAGAAATGGATTTGTACTGGCAAGCGTATGTGTTGCGGGAAACGTACATGACAGCGTATCTTTCTTTTCAGCGTATAAAGTATTAAACGATAAATATATGGATCAAATAAAAAATGTATGTCTGGATGCAGGATATATAACACCAGCAATATGTAAGACGATATTAGAAAATGGGCAAAAAATGTATGCGCCTTATAAAAGACCAATGACAAAGAAAGGATATTATAAGAAGTACGAGTATGTATATGATGAAGGATATGACTGTTATCTGTGTCCAAATAATAAGGTGCTGTCATACAGCACGACAAACAAGCTTGGATATAAAGAATACAAATCAAATCCAAAGGATTGTGAGAACTGTCCTTTAAGAGGAAGATGTACATCATCAAAGAACTTTCAGAAAGTAGTGACACGTCATGTATGGGAGGAATACCGGGAGGAGGTAATGGATGAGATAAGACATACACCGGAATGGAAAGAAATCTATCCAAGGCGTAAAGAAAGCATAGAGAGGGTGTTCGCAGACTGTAAAGAACATCACACGTTGAGATATACCAGAGTAAGAGGGCTACAAAAAAATCAGCATCAGTCGCTGATGATTTTTGCGTGTTATAATCTAAAAAGAATGTCCAGATGGAGGTGGAAAAACCTCTCTAAAACTGTACAAAATCTAATAAAAAGCACAATTTTAAATTATTTTAAGAAAAAAGAAAAGCGATACTTGTTTATAAGTACCACTTTGTCAACAATCTGA
- a CDS encoding FtsX-like permease family protein, with product MKSALWKDILREIRKSKGRFFSIMMIVAIGVAFFAGVKGSVPDMKYTADKYFDDYQAQDIQLVSSVGFTKEDVEEIRKVEGVEGVHPTYTKDVVTNKDARQYTLKVMGMPSKDKQGSIDDVNKLRLVEGRFPEKSGECVVEKSTLTEGDFHIGDTITLSSGNKEDIKDSLKTDTYKIVGTVYSPVYLSDEKGSTTIGSGTIDYFIVVLDDEFTMDYYTEVGVTVSGADKYNSYEDAYFDVTDNVKNRLQTLGNDRVELRTKEIQDTAKKEYEKGEKEYEQSKKTFEEEMTKAQAKLDASKDTLLVSEATLNSSKLYAQQEVANAKSQIAMLESALTQVQAKQKELSVQIQSKVDAANARLDELYAQKKVYEDIISYNENRKIELQAKLDAASSEEEKKLYQMQIAVCDETIQTTKELEKTLEDSISTVRGTLQEIQKQLDDVDNYSKELTTMLADAKQELKDKEALAKEQSASGEAQIKEGKQKLQEGQKELLRQKTLGEAQLELAKQKLDKAKAQLSNLPEPQWYVLDRHKQYAYMDYGSVADRMDGIAKVFPLFFFLVAALVCLTTMTRMVDEQRGNIGTMKALGYSQGAIALKYIVYAFVAGVAGSILGCSLGMYIFPLVIFNAWNLMYNLPPLSFVLQPTLMFGASALVIGVTILAAFAAVYKELMEVPSQLMRPKAPKEGKKIFLERIPFLWSSFSFTQKVTARNIFRYKKRFFMTVIGIAGCSALLVAGFGIQDSISDIVSKQYEEIFQYDAVITLDDGATILEKEDVIDSMKEDTRFKEVLGVTQKPVTITSDSGEDSAVTVVSPGDIAEFSDFTSLRHRGSKELLPLDDDGALISEKLAMNLGVKKGDVISLKDADGISYDVKINDIVENYVGHYIYMSPIYYKEVFKERQSNNAVYTKLASNDEKVENELAQEWMGKDHVSSVSIYSGMAETFQDTLDSLGFVVVVLVIAAGLLAFVVLYNLTNVNISERIREIATIKVLGFYDKEVSAYVYRENIILTIIGALAGLLLGIGLHHLIMGLAEMENVMFGRNIDGISFVVSFFITMLFACIVNLVMYRKLKNVAMVESLKSVE from the coding sequence ATGAAATCTGCATTATGGAAAGACATATTGCGTGAGATACGAAAATCGAAAGGACGCTTTTTTTCGATTATGATGATCGTTGCGATTGGAGTTGCTTTTTTCGCAGGGGTAAAAGGAAGCGTTCCTGATATGAAATATACCGCAGATAAATATTTTGATGATTATCAGGCACAGGATATTCAGCTGGTATCTAGCGTAGGTTTCACAAAAGAAGATGTAGAAGAAATTCGTAAAGTGGAGGGTGTCGAAGGTGTGCATCCTACTTATACAAAAGATGTCGTGACAAATAAGGATGCCCGTCAATACACGTTGAAAGTGATGGGGATGCCTTCTAAAGATAAACAGGGAAGTATAGATGATGTGAATAAACTTCGTCTTGTGGAAGGAAGATTTCCTGAAAAAAGCGGAGAATGTGTTGTAGAAAAATCGACGTTAACAGAAGGAGATTTTCATATCGGAGATACAATTACGCTTTCCAGTGGAAATAAAGAAGATATCAAAGATTCTTTGAAAACAGATACGTATAAAATTGTAGGAACGGTATATTCTCCTGTATATTTATCAGATGAAAAAGGAAGTACGACCATAGGTAGTGGAACCATTGATTATTTTATCGTTGTACTGGATGATGAATTTACAATGGATTATTATACAGAAGTTGGAGTAACCGTAAGTGGTGCAGACAAGTATAATTCTTATGAAGATGCCTATTTTGATGTAACGGATAATGTAAAAAATCGATTACAGACTTTAGGAAATGATCGTGTAGAACTTCGTACAAAAGAAATACAGGATACTGCAAAAAAAGAATATGAAAAAGGGGAAAAGGAATACGAGCAGTCAAAGAAAACTTTTGAGGAAGAAATGACAAAAGCACAGGCGAAACTGGATGCTTCCAAAGATACACTTTTGGTTTCAGAGGCAACCTTAAATTCTTCCAAGCTTTACGCACAGCAGGAAGTTGCCAATGCGAAATCACAGATTGCGATGCTGGAAAGTGCATTGACACAGGTACAGGCAAAACAAAAAGAATTAAGTGTACAGATTCAAAGCAAAGTAGATGCAGCAAATGCACGATTAGATGAACTGTATGCGCAAAAGAAAGTATATGAGGATATTATTTCGTATAATGAAAATCGAAAAATAGAGTTGCAGGCAAAACTGGATGCAGCGAGCAGTGAAGAAGAAAAGAAACTGTATCAGATGCAAATTGCTGTTTGTGATGAAACAATTCAAACAACAAAGGAATTGGAAAAAACATTGGAAGACTCAATTTCAACCGTGAGAGGAACTTTGCAGGAAATTCAAAAACAGCTGGATGATGTGGATAACTACAGCAAGGAATTAACGACCATGTTAGCAGATGCCAAGCAGGAATTAAAAGACAAAGAAGCTTTGGCGAAAGAACAGAGTGCATCTGGGGAAGCACAGATAAAAGAAGGAAAACAAAAACTTCAAGAAGGGCAGAAAGAATTGCTGCGTCAAAAAACCTTGGGAGAAGCACAGTTAGAACTTGCAAAACAGAAACTGGATAAGGCAAAAGCACAGTTATCCAATCTTCCAGAACCACAATGGTATGTACTGGATCGTCATAAACAGTATGCGTATATGGATTATGGAAGTGTAGCAGATCGCATGGATGGTATTGCGAAAGTATTCCCATTATTCTTCTTTCTTGTCGCAGCACTTGTATGTTTAACAACCATGACACGTATGGTAGATGAACAGCGTGGAAATATTGGTACGATGAAAGCCCTTGGCTACAGTCAAGGAGCAATCGCACTAAAATATATTGTGTATGCGTTTGTTGCAGGTGTGGCTGGTTCTATTTTAGGATGTTCTTTAGGTATGTATATCTTCCCGCTGGTTATTTTCAACGCATGGAATTTAATGTACAATCTTCCCCCATTATCCTTTGTATTACAGCCAACATTGATGTTTGGTGCCAGTGCGCTTGTTATTGGGGTAACAATACTGGCAGCTTTTGCGGCAGTTTACAAAGAACTCATGGAAGTACCTTCCCAGTTAATGCGGCCAAAAGCACCAAAAGAAGGAAAGAAGATTTTTTTGGAAAGAATTCCATTTTTATGGTCTTCCTTCAGCTTTACCCAAAAGGTAACTGCCCGAAATATTTTCCGTTATAAGAAACGTTTCTTTATGACTGTCATTGGTATTGCAGGATGCAGTGCTTTGCTGGTAGCAGGGTTTGGTATACAAGACAGTATTTCTGATATTGTTTCCAAACAGTATGAGGAAATCTTTCAATACGATGCGGTTATTACTTTAGATGATGGTGCAACGATACTGGAAAAAGAAGATGTTATTGACAGTATGAAAGAAGATACGCGTTTTAAAGAAGTCTTAGGTGTCACACAAAAACCGGTAACGATAACTTCTGATAGTGGAGAGGATAGTGCAGTCACTGTTGTTTCTCCTGGGGATATAGCAGAATTTTCAGATTTCACAAGTCTTCGTCATCGTGGGAGTAAAGAACTTTTACCATTAGACGATGATGGGGCATTGATCAGTGAAAAACTGGCAATGAATCTTGGAGTAAAAAAAGGGGATGTGATTTCTTTAAAAGATGCAGATGGTATCTCATATGATGTCAAAATTAATGATATTGTGGAAAACTATGTAGGACATTATATCTACATGTCTCCTATTTATTATAAAGAAGTATTTAAAGAGAGACAAAGCAATAATGCTGTGTATACAAAATTAGCAAGCAATGATGAAAAAGTGGAAAATGAATTGGCACAGGAATGGATGGGGAAAGATCATGTTAGTAGTGTTTCCATTTATTCGGGAATGGCAGAAACTTTCCAAGATACACTTGATTCTTTAGGGTTTGTTGTTGTGGTTCTTGTGATTGCGGCTGGATTACTGGCATTTGTTGTATTGTATAATTTAACGAATGTCAATATATCAGAACGTATTCGAGAAATTGCGACGATAAAAGTATTAGGCTTTTATGATAAAGAGGTTAGTGCCTATGTTTATCGTGAAAACATTATTTTGACGATCATTGGTGCTTTGGCAGGTCTTTTACTTGGTATTGGATTACATCATCTAATCATGGGACTTGCGGAAATGGAAAATGTCATGTTTGGAAGAAACATTGATGGTATTTCCTTTGTCGTATCTTTCTTTATTACGATGTTATTTGCATGTATTGTAAACCTTGTTATGTATCGTAAATTAAAGAATGTCGCAATGGTAGAATCACTAAAATCTGTGGAATAA
- a CDS encoding ABC transporter ATP-binding protein produces MSAYIEFRNVKKVYKMGEVEIEALAGVDFSIDKGEFVVIAGASGAGKSTILNILGGMDSLTSGNIFVDGKEISGYTSRQLTTYRRYDIGFVFQFYNLVQNLTVRENVELATQICKEPLDIDQTIEAVGLRERSRNFPAQLSGGEQQRVAIARALAKNPKLLLCDEPTGALDYNTGKQVLKLLQDTCRKQKVTVIVITHNLALAPMGDKVIHVKNGRIESIEINENPMPVERIEY; encoded by the coding sequence ATGAGTGCCTATATTGAATTTCGAAATGTAAAAAAAGTATATAAAATGGGAGAGGTAGAAATTGAAGCACTGGCAGGTGTGGATTTTTCTATTGATAAGGGTGAATTTGTTGTGATTGCCGGAGCAAGCGGTGCTGGGAAAAGTACGATTTTGAATATACTTGGCGGTATGGATTCACTAACAAGTGGAAATATTTTTGTAGATGGAAAAGAAATCAGTGGATATACTTCCCGTCAGCTGACAACATATCGTCGATACGATATTGGATTTGTCTTTCAGTTTTATAATCTGGTACAAAACTTAACAGTAAGAGAAAATGTGGAACTTGCAACACAGATTTGTAAGGAACCACTGGATATTGATCAAACAATTGAAGCCGTTGGTTTAAGGGAGAGAAGCAGAAATTTCCCTGCACAGTTGTCTGGGGGAGAACAGCAGCGTGTTGCCATTGCACGTGCTTTAGCAAAAAATCCTAAGTTATTGTTATGTGATGAGCCAACCGGTGCTTTGGATTATAATACAGGGAAACAGGTATTAAAACTGCTGCAGGATACTTGTCGAAAACAGAAAGTAACGGTCATTGTGATCACGCATAATCTGGCACTTGCGCCAATGGGAGATAAAGTTATTCATGTAAAAAATGGAAGAATCGAAAGTATTGAAATTAATGAAAATCCTATGCCTGTGGAAAGGATTGAATATTGA
- a CDS encoding ABC transporter substrate-binding protein: MKRKHKFIFASVILGIAVCLLGAFYYHTRTITLTLGMFSGSNWDVPSADSYRIIDETIQEFEKKHPNVNVKYVSGLQKEEYAEWMSQQALKSNLPDVFMVRSEDFATFANVGVLENLNAYIRRDETFHIKDYFSPALETCKQENDFYALPYESVPTLMYVNKTLLEKEHIKIPSKNWTWDEFYDICEKVTKDTNKDGELDQFGVYDFSWQQAVYSNGGTIFDKEGKNTTLANNKVYEAVEFTRKLEMLSLGERIVENDFDNGKVAFRPMRFSEYRTYKPYPWKIKKYSDFEWECIPMPAGPQGKNTSSLDTLMIGMSSASSHKALAWEFMKLLSYNKDTQEKLLEYSQGVPVIKEVLNSEKASDYLKEDGLVGKEPYITFFTNIMEEAIPIKKSKEYESVMTIADRDMETLVSNKEDIKIGVDTLQTKIEVYLRGTN, translated from the coding sequence ATGAAAAGAAAACATAAGTTCATATTCGCAAGTGTTATTTTAGGAATTGCTGTCTGCTTGCTTGGTGCGTTTTATTACCATACAAGAACGATTACTTTAACACTGGGGATGTTTTCAGGAAGTAACTGGGATGTGCCAAGTGCAGATAGTTATCGTATTATTGATGAAACGATTCAGGAATTTGAAAAAAAACACCCAAATGTTAACGTTAAGTATGTCAGTGGATTGCAGAAAGAAGAGTATGCAGAGTGGATGAGTCAGCAGGCTTTAAAATCGAATCTTCCTGATGTATTTATGGTTCGAAGTGAAGATTTTGCGACTTTTGCGAATGTAGGAGTTTTAGAAAATCTTAATGCTTATATAAGAAGAGATGAAACATTTCATATCAAAGATTATTTTTCACCTGCTTTAGAAACTTGTAAACAGGAGAATGACTTTTATGCACTTCCTTATGAGAGTGTTCCTACACTTATGTATGTGAATAAAACATTATTAGAAAAAGAACATATTAAAATCCCATCAAAGAATTGGACATGGGATGAGTTTTATGATATTTGTGAGAAAGTAACAAAAGATACAAACAAAGATGGGGAATTAGATCAGTTTGGGGTTTATGATTTTTCCTGGCAGCAGGCAGTGTATTCTAATGGAGGGACGATCTTTGATAAAGAAGGAAAAAATACAACACTTGCCAATAATAAAGTGTATGAAGCGGTAGAATTTACAAGGAAACTGGAAATGCTGAGTCTTGGAGAAAGAATAGTTGAAAATGATTTTGATAATGGAAAAGTAGCTTTTCGACCAATGCGTTTTAGTGAATATCGTACGTATAAGCCATATCCATGGAAAATAAAAAAATATTCGGATTTTGAATGGGAATGCATCCCTATGCCTGCAGGTCCACAAGGAAAAAATACATCTTCTTTAGATACTTTAATGATAGGAATGAGTAGTGCATCTAGCCATAAAGCATTGGCATGGGAATTTATGAAACTGCTAAGTTATAATAAAGATACACAGGAAAAACTGCTAGAATATTCGCAAGGAGTTCCTGTTATAAAAGAAGTCTTAAACTCAGAAAAAGCCTCTGATTATTTAAAAGAAGATGGATTAGTAGGTAAAGAACCATATATTACATTTTTTACGAATATCATGGAAGAAGCAATTCCTATAAAGAAATCAAAAGAATATGAATCTGTAATGACAATTGCAGATAGAGATATGGAAACTTTAGTATCAAATAAAGAGGATATTAAAATAGGAGTAGATACTTTACAGACAAAAATAGAAGTATATCTACGAGGAACGAATTAG
- a CDS encoding response regulator transcription factor, with product MIKIMIADDQELIRESLKIILSTQKEFNIISTAVSGKDVIEKVRDEAPDVILMDIRMPDMDGVQCTKFIKEVYPEIKIIILTTFDDDDYIFDALKYGASGYLLKGVALEELSSAIHTVVEGGAIFNPNVAGKVTQFFSKMANHQGLKETFISDTDVPTMSNTEWQIICKVAQGLSNKEIAFELKFTEGTIRNYLSVILEKLNLRDRTQLAIWYLHKEKDEHE from the coding sequence ATGATTAAAATTATGATAGCAGATGATCAGGAATTGATTCGTGAAAGTTTAAAAATTATTTTAAGTACACAAAAAGAATTTAATATTATCTCTACTGCTGTTAGTGGTAAAGATGTTATTGAAAAAGTAAGAGATGAAGCTCCGGATGTAATTCTTATGGATATACGTATGCCGGATATGGATGGTGTGCAGTGTACAAAGTTTATAAAAGAAGTTTATCCAGAAATTAAAATTATTATTTTAACGACTTTTGATGATGACGATTATATTTTTGATGCGTTAAAATATGGTGCAAGCGGCTATTTGTTAAAGGGAGTTGCTTTAGAAGAATTAAGTAGTGCGATTCATACAGTTGTGGAAGGCGGTGCTATTTTTAATCCAAATGTTGCAGGAAAAGTAACACAGTTTTTTTCGAAAATGGCAAATCATCAGGGATTGAAAGAAACTTTTATCTCAGATACAGATGTGCCTACTATGAGCAATACAGAGTGGCAAATTATCTGCAAGGTCGCACAAGGGCTTTCTAATAAGGAAATAGCCTTTGAATTAAAGTTTACAGAGGGAACGATTCGCAACTATTTAAGTGTTATTTTGGAAAAATTAAACTTACGAGATCGTACACAATTGGCAATCTGGTATTTGCATAAAGAAAAGGATGAGCATGAATGA
- a CDS encoding sensor histidine kinase, translating to MFSKITNTDKLHFTFLFMSFINFIIIIFIGSVMAITIQTVCDMDSAYIFLSRISHLPKNPYSVLLISILAFLFLLVMMWIRRKQEITSVRLGVWFAAEIILCMIIMEELSFSTNAILLFVMADILLYLTSNVNRMIYMLCMIVLYLICNYEVMSRYVSMLSFMEYISVYDASMRAALSSALTTLSSLNIIVFIVHMIFVVQDKLKENKHFIEMNNELKNLNEQLKEYADIREKMGETRERNRLAREIHDTLGHTLTGLSVGLDACVVTSDIDLEATKKQLRLLSETARRGLKDVRRSVDKLRPDALEHYTLKEALDKMIQEFHEVTDVSIHFVCHLPKLVFDNDEEEVIYRIIQEGMTNAVRHGKAKEIYISIAKERNILILIIEDDGIGCENIKPDFGLHHMQERVSLLQGNIRFYGSNGFVIIAEIPIREGVL from the coding sequence ATGTTTTCAAAAATTACTAATACAGATAAGCTTCATTTCACATTTTTATTCATGAGCTTCATTAATTTTATCATTATTATTTTTATTGGAAGTGTAATGGCAATCACAATACAAACTGTATGTGATATGGATAGTGCCTATATTTTTCTAAGCAGAATTTCTCATTTACCTAAAAATCCTTATTCCGTATTGCTTATATCTATTCTAGCTTTTCTTTTCTTACTTGTGATGATGTGGATAAGAAGAAAACAGGAAATTACCTCCGTTCGTCTTGGTGTTTGGTTTGCTGCGGAAATTATCTTATGTATGATAATTATGGAGGAATTATCCTTTAGTACCAATGCGATTTTATTATTTGTGATGGCAGATATTTTATTATATCTGACTTCTAATGTAAATCGAATGATTTATATGCTTTGCATGATTGTATTGTATTTGATTTGCAATTATGAGGTGATGAGTCGTTATGTTTCCATGCTATCTTTCATGGAATATATTTCTGTCTATGATGCTTCTATGCGTGCAGCCTTATCAAGTGCATTAACTACGCTTTCTTCTTTGAATATCATTGTCTTTATCGTACATATGATTTTTGTAGTACAAGATAAATTGAAGGAAAACAAACATTTTATTGAAATGAATAATGAGTTAAAGAACTTGAATGAGCAATTGAAAGAATATGCAGATATACGTGAAAAAATGGGGGAAACAAGAGAGAGGAATCGTCTGGCAAGGGAAATTCATGATACCCTTGGTCACACATTAACAGGCTTATCTGTTGGGTTAGATGCCTGTGTAGTGACAAGTGATATAGATCTTGAAGCAACGAAAAAACAATTGCGTTTATTAAGTGAAACAGCAAGAAGAGGATTAAAGGATGTTCGACGTTCTGTAGATAAGCTAAGACCGGATGCATTGGAACATTATACATTGAAGGAAGCATTGGATAAAATGATTCAAGAGTTTCATGAAGTAACAGATGTATCTATTCATTTTGTATGTCATTTGCCAAAACTTGTATTTGATAATGATGAGGAAGAAGTTATTTATCGAATCATACAGGAAGGAATGACAAATGCAGTTCGTCATGGAAAAGCAAAAGAAATATATATTTCGATTGCGAAGGAAAGAAACATATTGATATTAATAATTGAGGATGATGGTATTGGATGTGAAAATATCAAGCCGGATTTTGGATTGCATCATATGCAGGAAAGGGTTTCTCTGTTACAGGGAAATATTCGTTTTTATGGTTCTAATGGATTTGTAATTATTGCGGAAATCCCAATTCGAGAAGGAGTTTTATAA